The genomic segment ATAGACAGCAAAAACAAGAAAATTACAGTGGCATTTTGGTAAAACTAAACATATcgaaaaagaataaataaatacttTATCATATAAATCCAAATTATATTACATTGGTTCTTACGGCGCAGTTTAGCCTATCCCCTTTTTATTTATTAACCTACTCATAACTCTTTAATTAAGTGTAAAGTTGCACTACTCTTCCTTTTTCTGTTACTGCTTCTTTCTAATTTACGCTACGGGTGCGTACGTTATAAACCTTCACACTTACAactcattttttctcaaaaaaaaatcaaatgtttcttcaaatttttcagTTTGGTTCTCATTTTCTCAATAAAGGGTAagttttaatttcattttcttgaattttttttgttgtttttcagctgcattttttgtttttggttttgttttttgtGATGTTCATATTATGTTTGATTGGTGAAGATAATTTAAGtgaaaaataaaggataaaaatggatatttttttttttgttcatggCAAAGAGTTTTTTTATTTGCTGTAtttttttataaccgtggtgtTCGGGCCAACTTTCATACCTAGTAACAGCAGATACGAGgtaactttgtttatttttttttttgtctatgcTGTGATTTGAACTTGAGAACTagtgtttttttttgttataaagatttgttcttttttgtttgtttgtttgtttgttttttgctGTTCATATTATGTTTGGTGGTGAAGATGATTTAAGTGCAAAAAAAGGGGCTAAAAATGGAATCTTTATTTGTTGGGGTGGTTGTTAATCTTCAGTTTGtggcaaaaaaattatttatttgatgcaTTGTTGTAAAGATAGTTATTTAgttcgaatagatagtttatagtattaccttgtggGTGCCTTGTTTTCATTATCATCTAGTGGTATGTTATGCCatttttgttgtttgcttttatgttttcTGTTTGTTTGTTGGTTATACTGTTCTCTGTCCTAATCCGGaggtttatcggaaacagcctcatctgaggtagtggtatggactgcatacacttaccctccccagacccaccttgtgggaatatattgggtacgttgttgttgtattgttgtaAAGATTTTGTGAGGTAGTGATAaggtctacgtacactctaccctccccagacaccGCTAgtgggatttcactgggtattATTGTTGTTGCAAATGTTGTAAAGATTAGTTTGTTTTGCTgttcatattgtatttgatgGTGAAGATGATTTAAGTGCACAAAAAGGGGCTAAAAATGGAATCTTTATTTGTTGGGGTGGTTGTTAATCTTCAGTTGTGGCAAAGAGTTTACTTATTTAATGCATTGTTGTAAAGATTTCgtctttcggaaacaacctctctaccttcagctgaggtagtggtaaggtcgaCGTACACGATGCATTGTTGTAAAGATTTCGTCTTTCGGTAACCTCTCTACCTTCAgttgaggtagtggtaaggtctacATACACTTTACTCTCCCAGACACCGGTATTattgtgggatttcactgggtattattgttgttattgttgtaaacATTTGATTGTATTTGATGGTGAAGGTGATTTAATTGCAAAAATGGGGCTAAAAATGGAATCTTTATTTGATGGGATTATTGTTAGTCTTCAATTTGTGGCAAAGAGTTTACTTATTTGATGCATTGTTGTAAAGATTTTGTCTTTccgaaacaacctctctaccttcatacgaggtagtggtaaggtctacATACACGCTACCCTCCCCAGACACCGCTAGTGGGATTTCACTGGGTGTTATTGTTGTAAAGATTTGTcttttggaaacagcctctctggTAATGTCTGCGTACGCTCGactctccccagaccctacttgtGGGATTTCACAGCGTATGTTGTCAAGATTTGTTTGTTTTGCTgttcatattgtatttgatgGTGTAGATGCTTTCaagtatttatttattgtttgaaGAAGAAGGGCCAAATTTGAATCTTGATTTTCCAAAAGCATTTGTGATGGTTTTTAATGTTTGtttctttataaagaaaatctttttgttaaaatttatgCTTATTATAAGTTTCCTAAGTACCCCTCTTTCAatcaaaagatattcttgttgataTATTTGGGAATTTTCTAGGGTTCtgtattttctttgtttcctGAGGTTGTACAACAACATACAATTCCACAACGTGGGGTCCCGGAGTGTACAGTGTACAcacaccttacccctacctttgagGTGAGGGGCtgtgtttctgatagaccctcggttCAAGGTTTATCAGAGGTTGTGATGTTGTGAGCTTATGAAATCTGCGAATTGCTATATTGTTTGGGTTTTTCTACTGGCAAAAGATGTGGAAAAACTAGATTGTGgcatttgttttgtttttaaatttctgACTTACTCGTTGTTTGGGATTTGTTTTCTTGTTCTTTCAGTTATTCTGAAACCTGAATCGAAGTAAATAGCTAGAATTAGTCAAAGCCTTGTGCTTTTTTCGAGTTTTTGTAGGTAACTGGTGGAAAATGTGTTAGTGAAAGTAGTTTTTATTGGACTTCTGTTATTTGTCTTCATAAAAGTTGCATCTTTTGAGATTTCGAACTATTAGAtcgaaaagagaaaaagaaaaaaagggatatTAATTGTGGTAGGAAACTAGAAAGGAACGAATATATGTTATTGTCCTTTTCATTTTTGCTGTAGTTAATAAGATGAGCTTTATTAGTCAGATCATCATATCGAATACACATTGTGGTGGTTTAAGCAATGCTTTTCAAAGGAATTGTCTGGTCGTTGTCATGGTGGTTAATGTTCTTCCGTCGTTTTCCAACAGGTAGGTGGAGTTCATGAGATTGTAATCTAATTCCATATTTGTACTGGGGCATGATGGGAGTTGAGACAGTGACGGagtcattttttaatttatggaGAAGCTCGCGGAAGAGCTCTGCATCAGAGCCCGAGAGGAAGAATGCGATTGGAATTCTTTCATTTGAAATTGCAACGTTGATGTCTAAGGTGGTTAACTTGTGGCAGTGTTTAAGTGAAAGGCGAATTGACAAGTTAAGAGAAGAAATCTTGAGTTCACTTGGCATTCAGAAGCTTGTTGCTGAAGATGACGAATATCTTATGGATCTTGCTGTTGCGGAGATCATCGACAATTTGGGATGTCTGACGAAATCGTTGGCTACGCTTGGTAAGAGGTGTGCTGATCCAGCTTATCACAATCTTGAACGAATTTTTGAAGATCCAGTCGAAATTGAACTCAATGGATGTGCATGGAGATATAGGCTTAAGAAAATGGAgcggaaagttaagaaaatggagaGATTTGTTGCAGCCACGACTCAATTGTATCAGGAGCTTGAAGTGCTCACGGAGCTTGAGCAAACGTTGAGGCGGATGCAGGCTGGTGCTAGTTCAGGTCAGATGAAATTGCTCGAATTTAGGCAAAAGGTTATATGGCAACGCGAGGAAGTGAAGAATCTGAGAGAAATGTCTCCTTGGGTTAGAACATATGACTATACTGTTCGTCTTTTGCTTCGAGCTATTTTCACGATAATCATGAGGATCAAGTACCTATTCGGCACAAATCAGACGGAAGTTGCTGGAGGAAGCAACCATTTTGAGGGCATCGATAATGGCTATCTTGATCGTAGCCGGTCCATCTCTGCTCTCACTCTGTCCTTGGTTTATCCGTCTGAAAATAACACGTCGGAATCTTATTTAGGTTCTCTAGGCAGGTCATTTTCAAGCCTTGGGCTAAGTGGAAATAAAGATAGACCAACTAATAGAAAATCTCTTGCTCGGCAGTCATCTGTCTTTTGCGGAAAGCCACCACAACCGAGATCCAGACGGTTTGCTAATGTTGGACCTTTTAAAGGATGCATAAACAGCGGTACCGATTCACCTGTGCTCGAGAGTTGCATGCCTTCCAGCAGCGACATTTCAAAGTCGGATGACAGTTTTCAAAAAGATACCGACAAGTTTGAAGACCCGAATCCTGTTCCTGCCTCCTCCAACGGCATAATCTTGACGAAAGCTTCTCTTTTCAATTTCAAGCGTAAGCTGTTAATCGCTCCTCAAGATACTCTCGGACATGCTGCTTTGACACTCAAGTACGCTAACATCATCATACTTATAGAGAAACTCGCCTCAGCACCACACTTAATCAGTCTTGATGCAAGAGATGATCTATACAACATGTTGCCTGCTAGTATCAGACACTCACTGAGGTTGAGGTTGAAAGTATTCGCGAAATCATTTACTTCTTCTGTTTACGATACTGCTCTTGCATCGGAATGGAGTTTGGCACTCGGAAGGATATTAGAATGGCTGTCTCCACTCGCTCATAACACGATAAGGTGGCATTCTGAACGCAACTTTGAGAAACAACGACTGGTTTATGGGGCCAACGTGCTTCTCGTCCAGACCCTCTACTTTGCAAACCAAACCAGAACTGAAGCAGCAGTCATCGAGCTTCTCATGGGTCTGAATTACCTTTCAAGATTCGGTAGAGAAGTTAGCGCGAAACCATTGATGGAGTCATCTTGCGGTCGAGCTAGTAGTGAGTATTTTCTACACAAGGATAATAACGCGAGCTCGTACCAAATGTATCACGATTAATACACTCAAGattttgtatattctttgttcCTTCCTGCTGTTGTTTAAGGTTCCGTCTGATAACCAAAGCTGTTCATTCCTCATGTTGACATAAAACATGTGCTCTTCTATTGATTTATATATACTCCAAAGCTTTGTTGAGTATTTGAAAAACTAATGGATGCTTTGTAAGTTCTCCATATCACATTATTTCGTCGTTGTTACTGCTCTCCTTaaatgacttgctgggactgacggttcggttatcgggcagttcgtttggtttgtagagccaattccttattttgaagtcttcgctggttccaaatggccatcaggCGAAGGCGAAAACTTCAGTAAGACGATCTCAAATGAAAATTCCGACTGTGTCACTGTATTCCCTTTTTTCAAACTGCTTAGACAAGTTTTATTTTAAGTCGTGTtatatcaaaaacaacctctctatctctacaaGGGCAGAGTTGGTGTGTGCTCATGTGCGTGCTGGAGGTGACTAACGAACCCCAACGCAGAAAGCACCGAGGAATAAGGACATAAGGTAAGGGTAACTGCGTACACTATATCCTCCACAGACCCTACTagtttgtgggattacactgggtaatGTTGTTGCTGTAATGGATGTTTTTAGCAACTGTGTCAATatctgaatattttttttttaagtcgagggtctatcggaaacagtctctctacgtACATGGGTTAAAATACTAACTTTTTTTAATTGAAGCTAGTGCCCACTCCCCGAACCATGGGCAAAAATTTACCGAAgattataaaaaatttacaattcctgccgtttcactcgtttgacttGGAAAATGGCTCCACCGGCCTCGCCAAAGCAACCTGAGAAGTTTTGCACAAAATCTTACTCGAAGCGCAAGCCCACCCTGAACCGCGGGCACTCACCAAAAGTCTCAAAAAACCCGCAATTTCTAccatttgacttgaaaatgactCCATCGGCTCCGCCAAAGCAATCAAATCCACTTAATAGATCGATTCAAACTTTATACACATATGGaagtcatatataattatttcaCCCTTATTCAGAACTTATCGACTCAAGATTCTAGATTTTCCTCTATATTCTTAGACTAAATTTCATAATCAAACCCTAAAAAAAAAACAGCTCGATACCAGGGGCGGATTCAGGATTTTCAGTGAGAGGgttcagtagtacatatacggactagtcgaagggggttcaacctctactatttatacataaattttttttttaccatgtaaaaatagtataattttccgacgaagggggttcggatgaacccctggaCCCTATGTAGATCCACCACTGCTCGATACACTAAAATCTCTCACTATACGCAGAGTCCGAGGAAGGATTCATAACCAAACCCTAATTtacaaatattatttgaaatattatatgTATGGACAAACAAAGTAAAAATTGTAAGTGCAAAAGGAGGACAAAGTAAGacaacaaaatatttttccagGCTGTTAGagcattatttttttataagtacagataaatattatttatattattttatttaaaagttcTTGGTTAATAGTGGGTCATTGATgtttaataataatatagtacatTTTTAGTGGAAGAAAATTTTAGTTAAGTGGGAAATGATAAAACTTAATGGATAATGATTAAGAAATACTGATTAGGGGGTGTCAGaatataataaaagtaaattTACGTAGAAGTCAAGATGTGTCaatatgtaaaatatatatacacataaataaatatttttacctAGTTATGTAGTGTAATTTTTCGATGAAGGAGTGTCAGGTCGACACCCCTCAATTATAATGGCAACGTTAATTAACAACATATTTAGTGTAATTTCATATGTGAAATCTGAGGAGGGTGGCGTTTACGCAACCTTATATGTCCCTACCTTATGAAGGTATAGAATTAATTGTTTTTGATAAACCCCTCGATTCAATTATTTCagcaaataaattcaaaaattgaattaAGCCAAAGGTTATATAAATGTTTTTACGGTACTTTTTACTTATGCACTAACATAAAATATAAGcagtaaagttgttgccatgtgatcaGGACGTTGCGGAATCAAGCCTAAAAAATAACGTCCGACAAAAATGCATGGATAAGACTGCGTGTAATAGAACTTTTTGGTCGAATCCTTCCTCAAACTCTGCGCATAGCAGAAGTTTTAGTACACCGAACTGTCCTTTTTTATTCACTTATTttcctgaaaaatattttcataaaaatttgaACAAACCCTAATTGTCAATTCGTCGCAATCTTCTGCTTTTATTCAAATACGAAAGACATAAAATTGATAATATGAACGAGCTCATAGAAACGAAATTTTATATCAACAAAGTGTatacatgaaaaaagaaaaacaaatcacATTAACTTgaaataaacaaatattttaaattattgaggCAGAAAATCACATGTATACCTAGCCACTCGATATTTCATTTCTTTCGATATTGCATTTGATATTCGATATTTATATTAAGATTcgattaaattttaatttatatattatataattcatTTTTGAGAATGATGCGTGCTTTAACAAGATTTTTCATTTCCAAGTGTTTGAAATTCAAATCtctgattaaaaatatgaaaattctaATTCATCAGTGGTGTAGCCACATGTAATGCAGAGTGATCAATTGAATATTTTTCGTCGAAATATTATATTGTGTTATACAATATAAAAGATTATACAAAGtttatgaatttaaaattatttttcatatctttATTAGAATGTTGGTACCACAATTATTTGGAGTGACACTAACAAGTAACAAGGACCAATGAACCAAAAAACAATGTGTAAAACGTGAGTACCTAAAGGAAGgcaattattttactattttcacATTTTggcaaatttaaaatttgaattttttgatttttgaaattttaataatattgagttgttgattttcaaattaataattcacatattttaatgtaatttttgaaATGATAATATGATTTATACCGTTATGATTCGTTCTTTCCCCAAACCACACACATAATGAGAGGTTTAACACACTTGACAATCCTTTCTTATATTTTAATTCGTGACATCTAACAGAAATGCAAAGTGAAGGTACTCCCTTCATTGCATATACTCGCCACGTATTtgctaattaaatttttattttcacttgtaaTTTTCAACATGTCAAGataactccttttttttttttctttctatttttactcTTAGCATTAACGGCTTATTCTtcaaactaatttcaaaacacaacaTTAAACATTAATTAATGCGAACACTATgtgtcaaaaaataaaattgaacgaAGAAAGTACATAAAATAAACTTTTATAATCCAATTGTTTTTggaatcatacacataacaagaATTTTATTACACCAAACtttcctttttatattattttatatatatgaaagTATAAGTGACACATTATTCCAATTTGGGAAGTTATTTAACTAAACTAACATACCCAATCTAAGatccccaaaataaaatacatataaaaattacTCAAATCTCATAGTTAGTTTACCCAATAATCCACCGGAGATTCAAGATTCCCCGTTACTGTTAAGGTTTATTTATtacttctctctctttttttttttacatttcttgAATTCTTGTTAAATTTTGCAGCAAGTTTAGTTTCTTTGTTAGAAATGGTTGATGTTATCATAGTGTATTCAAGATTTGAAGTTTATGGGTTCGATCTGGGATGCTAAGTGGATTTGAAATCAATTACTCTGACACCATTTGATTTGACACTCTAAAGAAAACCTTTTTGAAACTTGTGGTCGAAAAGAATTCATCTTTATGTGGTATATTTCTAATTATAGTAATTTTGGAAACGGACTAAAATGTAAAGTGTGCCACATAGTGCAATTTTCAATACTCCTATACTACCACTTTTGtttttgagctgagggtctatcggaaatagcttCTCTATAAGGCAGGAATAAGATTTGCATACAGTTAGACCGTCCCGAGACCCTACTTTGTtagattacactgggtatgtatattgttgttgttgttttataacAACTCCGGTATTTGATGATAGTGTAATTATGATGAATTCTTTGAATACATAGAGTGGAATATGAATAGGAATCTTGGAGTAACCgataaagttgctgtcatgtgaccaggaggtcacgagttcaagccttggaaacagcctctggcagaaatgttAGATAAGACTGCGTACagtacacccttgtggtggggcccttctccgGATCCTGCGCATAGCAGgtgctttagtgcaccgggcttgTCCTTTTTACATAGAGTGGAATATGTAGTGTCCTTGCCAGTCTACATGGAGGTGTATTCAAAATTTCAGCTTTATGGGGTCGAGTTTGGGATTCTATCCTAACTCATTTGCTTAGATGGGTTTGGAATCAATTATGTGTGCTTATTTAgtgaatttaaaacatatatgGCATCTGTGCAAAAGTTATTGGGTTCATTGGTTTGGATGAACCTGTAACTAACAATCCCCAAGTCTAATGATAGTTTAACTGTGATGAATTGTTTGAATACATAGAGTGGAATGGAATTCAGAGCACATATGCAGTATCGGAGCCAGTCTACATGGAGGCGTATTCAAGATTTGAGCTTTATGGGTTCGAGTTTGGAATTCTATCCCAACTCATTTTATTGACTGGGTTCGGCACTTATTTAGTGAAACACGTATGTGGAGTCCTAGCCAATGTTATTGGATTCATGTGTTTGGATGAACTCGTAACTAAGAACTCCTGTGTCTAATGATAGTCTAACTATGATGAGTTCTTTGAATACATAGAACAGAATGGATACAAAGGATGATATAGCTAATCACAACTAATTTGGGGTTGAGGAGTAGGTGATTCCTTGATGAATATTAACACCTTAAACTTGAGATGGTGAGCAAGAAGGATGAAATGAGATGCTCcctctgtttcaatttgtttgtttggtttgacttggcaacacaaagtttaagaaagtaaagaagacttttaaatcttgtggtcttaaattaaagatatgtagaATGTACCAAAATTTCCTTTAATCTTTTGGTCTTAGACATGCCATAATCAAAGATCTGCCAAGAAAGGGAAAGGGACATTCTTTCTGgaacagactaaaaaggaaataagacaaacaaattgaaacggagggagtatattgtTTGGGCTGTTGGTTGGACTTAGGGTGTTATGTTTACTAATCGTGTCATGTCTCCCTTCCATGTAGCGCTGTGTAAGCTCGACCACAAGATGGGGGTTATTTCATATTATGTTAGTAATTAAGTGTTGTATGTTGTCTGCTGATGTTCTTATGTCCTCTTTActtctatatttttgttattcaaaCTGCTTTGATGTGTGTTACTTGAACCGAGAGTCTTTCAGAAACAATCTCCCTACGAGGTAGGGGTGCAGTCTTCGTACGCTCTACTCTCCCTAGACCCCATCTATGGGATTACACTggctatgttgttgttgctgtctGCTGGATGTTCTTTTGGGAGGAAGAATTGAcagcaattttttaatttcagCTTGTGTAAAATCTTTGTTATGTAGCACTCTTGacatttttgcttatttttcaagTTCCTGAAATCCTCTTTCCCTTTTGATTAATGTTAAAAATCTAAAAGCGATGATTGCCCTAGCTGGTATTGACGATGGTCCTTGTGATAAGATGTTCGTATAATTTAGGCGGTGCAAATTTGCATTTTTGATATATTTACTTTATTGTTGCTCTCAAATGTTGATTTTCTGCCAATGAAACTTGTCGCGTTAGATACTATGCATAATTAACTGCAGAATATCTAAGATGGTTGCAAATATTAGCAGGAAGCTATCAAGGAAAGAGAGGAAAACAGAGATCAAATATGGTGTTCTCTATGGTGATGAGCTGTTCACCTAATTTATGTAGTCTTCCAAGGAGCCGCATGGTTTTGCAGAAAACAATCCggtgttcttcttcttctgtttcaACAGCGTCGGAGTCTGTCAAGTTTGATCTTAAGACTTATTGGACAACTCTAATTCGTGATATCAACCAGAAGCTTGATGAGGCGGTTCCAGTTAAGTACCCAAATCAGATTTACGAGGCCATGCGCTACTCTGTTCTGGCAAAGGGTGCCAAAAGGTCCCCACCCATCATGTGTGTTGCAGCTTGTGAGCTTTTCGGTGGAGATCGCCTCGGTGCATATCCCACTGCCTGTGCCTTAGAGATGGtttgttttcattttctttcatcttttatttGCTTTGCCTGGGAAAAACGTTCTCCTTACTACCTTGGTTTACCTAGTTGCTCGGCCTCTTCTAAAATGTCATCGGGTGTTTGTTGGATCTgtgcatttttgaaggatctgatCTGACACGGTTGCTTGAACTCTTCTGAAATGTCATCGAGTAtatgttggatccttcaaaagtagtgcatttttgaaggatcccacatgggtgcggcaacatttttggataGTCCGAGCAACTGTTAGTTATAACAGTGTTTACTATATAATGCTTGAGATTTCTCACTCTGACCAATTTACATTGTACTAGATATGCTTATCCATTGAAGGAAAAAATGTTTCTAAAAGCAGAACTATAAACAGTTTTGGACTttctgttttttaataatggtGGTGTCCGAACAAGTTTGCATGCACCTCAGCTAATCCTCGTGGTACCGGGGAAATTTTTCCAGCAAATATATCAGATTACTCTGACCACCAAAGATTAGACATATGAAAAGAATTCACCTTGTGATACTTCTGTTGCGATTTGTACCTTGGTCTCCAAGGTTGTTACTTCACGTCTTCGAATGCTTGGCCACTCTGTTAGAGGTTGAAACACTATTAGATTAAGTTCAAATGTATGTATGACTTTTTGGTGCAAGACTGATACATCATGTTTTGCAAGACTGAATGAATTTTAGTTGTATATGGTATTATGGCTATTTCTAACTCTAGTACTTTTTGTGTGTTGATCCTCTGACTGAGCATGAGATTTGCTGTTCTATTGATGTCTGCGTTCGACATATTATATATCTGATATTCCATATTTGGCCTGGATCTGTTTCTATTAGGTTCATGCTGCTTCATTGATTCATGATGATTTGCCCTGCATGGATGATGACCCAACTCGACGAGGTATGCCTGCAAATCACACAGTTTTTGGTGTAGATATGGCAATATTAGCCGGGGATGCCTTGTTCCCTCTTGGTTTCCAGCATATTGTGTCCCACACTCCAACTGATCTCGTTCCCGAGGATCGAGTCCTCCAGGTCATTACCGAGATCGCTCGATCTGTGGGATCCACTGGCATGGCTGCCGGTCAGTTCCTTGACCTTGAGGGTGGACCAAATGCTATTGATTTTGTTCAAGAAAAGAAGTACGGTGAAATGGGTGAGTGCTCTGCCGTTTGTGGAGGCATCTTGGGTGGTGCTTCAGATGATGAGATCCAACACCTGAGAAAATACGGTCGAGCTGTTGGTGTCTTATATCGGGTTGTTGACGATATATTGCAAGCAAAGGAGAATGACGACAAAACCGAGGGGaagaaaaagaaaggca from the Capsicum annuum cultivar UCD-10X-F1 chromosome 9, UCD10Xv1.1, whole genome shotgun sequence genome contains:
- the LOC107843188 gene encoding protein PSK SIMULATOR 3 → MMGVETVTESFFNLWRSSRKSSASEPERKNAIGILSFEIATLMSKVVNLWQCLSERRIDKLREEILSSLGIQKLVAEDDEYLMDLAVAEIIDNLGCLTKSLATLGKRCADPAYHNLERIFEDPVEIELNGCAWRYRLKKMERKVKKMERFVAATTQLYQELEVLTELEQTLRRMQAGASSGQMKLLEFRQKVIWQREEVKNLREMSPWVRTYDYTVRLLLRAIFTIIMRIKYLFGTNQTEVAGGSNHFEGIDNGYLDRSRSISALTLSLVYPSENNTSESYLGSLGRSFSSLGLSGNKDRPTNRKSLARQSSVFCGKPPQPRSRRFANVGPFKGCINSGTDSPVLESCMPSSSDISKSDDSFQKDTDKFEDPNPVPASSNGIILTKASLFNFKRKLLIAPQDTLGHAALTLKYANIIILIEKLASAPHLISLDARDDLYNMLPASIRHSLRLRLKVFAKSFTSSVYDTALASEWSLALGRILEWLSPLAHNTIRWHSERNFEKQRLVYGANVLLVQTLYFANQTRTEAAVIELLMGLNYLSRFGREVSAKPLMESSCGRASSEYFLHKDNNASSYQMYHD
- the LOC107843186 gene encoding heterodimeric geranylgeranyl pyrophosphate synthase small subunit, chloroplastic; translated protein: MVFSMVMSCSPNLCSLPRSRMVLQKTIRCSSSSVSTASESVKFDLKTYWTTLIRDINQKLDEAVPVKYPNQIYEAMRYSVLAKGAKRSPPIMCVAACELFGGDRLGAYPTACALEMVHAASLIHDDLPCMDDDPTRRGMPANHTVFGVDMAILAGDALFPLGFQHIVSHTPTDLVPEDRVLQVITEIARSVGSTGMAAGQFLDLEGGPNAIDFVQEKKYGEMGECSAVCGGILGGASDDEIQHLRKYGRAVGVLYRVVDDILQAKENDDKTEGKKKKGKSYVSVYGVEKAMEVAEDLRTQAKRELDGFEKYGDKVMPLYSFVDYAADRGFTIDTQV